The Salvelinus alpinus chromosome 30, SLU_Salpinus.1, whole genome shotgun sequence genomic interval GGTTTTGTGGAGCAGTCTTCTCAGAAACATCACCATGGACTTTTGAAGGTAGACAATGCTCAAACTGAGGCCAAAATGTAGACGGACTTGATTGTTTCAACTTACAGTTTGAGCCCTGTTTTAAATGAGTGCGATGCTAACCATGTCCTCTATCTGTGTGTCCAGGATGATGAGATCAACCAGCAGAGCCAGCTGGCGGAGAAGCTCAAGCAGCAGATGTTGGACCAGGAGGAGGTGAGTTTgtctgtttcccaaatggcacccttttccctatatagtgcactacttttaaccagaggcctatgggttgAATCATGAAATGGATTCAAAACACGTTTGTATTTGTAGCTACTGGCGTCGTCTCGGCGCGACCACGATAACCTGCAGTCAGAGCTGAACCGCCTGCAGGCTGAGAACGAGGCTTCCAAGGATGAGGTGAAGGAGGTTCTACAGGCATTGGAGGAGCTGGCTGTTAACTATGACCAGAAGAGCCAGGAGGTCGAGGACAAGACCAAGGAGTTTGAGATGGTCAGCGATGAGCTCAACCAGAAATCGGTGAGACAATGTCCCTCAGTGTCTCTGCTCATGAAGAGAgctgtctgtgttctattcattGTGATGCTTTTCTAGGACCTGCATGTCATTTTTTCCTGGTCGCTTCAATATATTCTTATAATATTTTAAATATattaccagtcaaacgtttgggcacacctactcatgaaagtgtttctttatttttactattttctacattgtagacatcaaaactatgaaataacacatatggaatcatgtagtaaccaatgaTTCCTGAATtccttttgactgatactgtatgtcaGTCATAGCCCTTTTTTGCCCCTAATATTTAGTAAATGTTCATGTTAaaatgtttttctctctctctttccagagcGTCCTGACGTCCATTGACTCTGAGCTGCAGAAACTGAAGGACATGAGCAACCACCAGAAGAAGAGGGTCTCTGAGATGATGTCATCACTACTGAAAGACCTGGCAGAGTTTGGCATCGCCGTGGGCAGCACCGAGATCAAGGTAACATGACACATCACCACATGACACATGCCACTCAATAAGATGGGTATTATTTTATTGGCAACTAAAGGAAATGTTTAATGTCATTTTAACAGAACAGCaggatcaaataataataatcacagtggttgtagagggtgcaacaggtcagcacctcaggagtaaatgtcatttggcttttcatagccgagcattcacagttagagacagcaggtgcggtagagagagagagtcgaaaacagcaggtccgggactaGGTAGCACgcctggtgaacaggtcagggttccatagccgcaggcagaacagttgaaataggagcagcagcacgaccagggggcctggggacagcaaggagtcatcaggccagttgggtagtcctggggcatggtcctagggctcaggtcctccggaaggcgagggagagatagagaattagagggagaatacttaaattcacacaggacaccagataagacaggagaaatactccagatataacactgaccctagccccccgacacaaactattgcaacataaatactggaggctgagacaggaggggttgggagacactgtggccccgtccaacgatacccccggacagggccaacctgAATAAAATGATAACACTACTCtgactcctttctctctctctctctctctgtttctcattctctctctcacctccctcaccCCTAGCAACACGACGGCAGTGGTCTGATAGATGAGGACTTTACAGTGGCTCGTCTGTACATCAGTAAGATGAAGTCGGAGGTGAAGACCATGGTGAAACGCAGCAAACAGCTGGAGAGCACCCAGTCAGAGAGCAACAAGAAGATGGACGAGAACGACAAGGAACTGGCTGCCTGTCAGCTAAGGATCCAACAGGTATTACCATATCGTTACATATAGAAAGTGTATTATGAAAGGATCTCTATGGGTATTAGCCCGCTTCTCTCATCATAGTTCGAGACCCACACACTCCACAACAGCCTCAATCTGCCACTATCAGGGTTGcgctcaattccatttcaattcagtcaattcaggaagtaaacaaaGTCCAATTCTAATGCAATTtccttcctgaattgactgaatttaaaTGGGATTGGCCATAACACTGGCCACCATACCATGATCACTCTCACCAACCTAATCTTCCACTggtgtttggcttgacaatgacagtGGAGTAGgcaaagcacaaacagatctgggatcaggctcaCTCTTTCCTGTTCCTCACATGAACACAGTAATCAAACTGAGACCTGCTAAAGAATCACTCGCTATTTAATCCACATAAACCCCATGTGTTTTTTGTAATTTAAcattctccatctccccccatgCAGCACGAGGCTAAGATCAAGTCCCTGACAGAGTACCTTCAGAACGTGGAGCAGAAGAAGAGACAGCTGGAGGAGAACGTTGACTCTCTGAACGAAGAACTGGTCAAGATCAGTGCCCagggtacgacacacacacacacacacacacacacacagctattgcACGCACAGCTACTCTCTATGCACTGATAACACATAATGGAACACATTGCATATAAACATCTCTGAAACAGATTTAAGGCCTACAGTGCCACCTAGTGACAAATGTTTCCCTTTTGCAGAGAAAGTCACcgccatggagaaggagaacgAGATCCAATCAGCCAATGAAGTCAAGGTACGATATCTTCTCCATACCATAGGGCTGCCTTCTACTCCAAATTACATTTCGGATCAGCGGTGTGACCCAAATAGGGCACGACTTTTGACCTAGCGGACTAAACTCCACTCCGTGGAAGTTTTCTGATGAATTTCACCAACGGCGTGGGACCGAGACCAGGCTTCATAAAATATTGACCTTCGGCGAATTGAGTAGTCGGAGCTAGATTCCACAGAACCTGGTCTCGGCTCCACGCCGCTGGTGGAGGTCATCGTAAACTTCCCTCACCGTGGAGTGGAGTTTAGtctgctacttttgaccaggctctggttaaaagtagtgcactatacagggaatagggtactaGTTGGGACGCAGCCCAGAAGTCATGATATATTTCAGATGATACAGTTGATTGGTGACCTCTTGGTACGACAAGTCCAGACTTGTCTGACTGCCTACTATGATGATATGTTAGGGCTGTTGATTGGTGTCCCTTGACCTCTGTGTGTCATCCCCAGGAGGCTGTAGAGAAGCAGATCGCTGGTCACCGTGAGGCCCATCAGAAACAGATCAGCAGCCTCAGAGATGAGCTGGACAAGAAGGCGCACCACATCACTGAACTGCAGGAGTAAGAGCCTAAACACACCCCCCCGTGTACACATTGTCCACCGTTTACTGTGGTTAtgtccccaagccataagactgctcaacatttaatcaaatggctacccagactatttgtattgactccctttttacactgctgctactcactgtttattatctatgtatagtcactttacccctacctacgtgtacatatgacatcaattacctcgactaacccgtacacccgcacattgactcggtaccggtaccccctgtatatagactcgttattcttattttattgtgtaacttttttAACTTGAGTTTATTTACCAAATATTTTcttactctgcattgttggttaagggcttctaagtaagcatttcacattaaggttgtacacctgttgtattcggcgcatgtgacaaatccgATTTTGATTTGTTCCAGTCTCAACCAGAAGATCATGCTGGAACAGGAGCGTCTCAGGGTGGAACACGAGAAACTCAAGTCTACCGACCAGGAGAAGAGCCGCAAACTTCACGAGCTAACGTACGATACATACACGTACTGACAGTGGGCATGTTCAGAGTACGAGGGCGCTAATTACCGTGTGGCATATACACAATGATGTTGTTCACTAGTGGCCACGTGACATGCTCATTATAGAAGCTATCACTTCTGGTTAGCTTAGATGAGCACTACACTTGTCCAGTGTTACTGCAGTCAAGCTATGGCTCGTGCGTCCGTTTGTTGTGCTGTGCAGGGTGATGCAGGACAGGAGAGAGCAGGCCAGACAGGACCTGAAGGGATTGGAGGAGACCGTGGTGAGTAGACTACAGATAATAGCTCTTCGGGCTTTCCCCTTAAAGGGCAGTTAAAAGGTACATTTGAATTGACCTTTATAGTCAAACGTATTTCTCTTCATGAATCTTTATGCCTTTCTATGAATAACAATTGCCATcccctttaacctttaacctctcTAACACTTCCCCTACTCCGCCAGGCCAAGGAGCTCCAGACCTTGCACAACCTGAGGAAGCTGTTTGTCCAGGACCTGGCTACCAGAGTGAAGAGGAGTGCTGAGATGGACTCGGATGACACAGGAGGCAGCGCAGCTCAGAAACAGAAGATCTCCTTTCTGGAGAACAACCTGGAGCAGCTTACCAAGGTTCACAAACAGGTCTGTTCTCAACTATGAAACCAACAAATAGACCCAAACCCACTGAAATCAGACCAGCTCTAGTGCTTTTGGAGATGGCTAACTTGtcgaacctctctctctctctctctccctctcagctgGTACGTGATAATGCAGACCTGCGCTGTGAGCTTCCTAAACTGGAGAAGCGTCTGCGTGCTACGGCTGAGCGGGTCAAGGCCCTGGAGTCGGCGCTGAAAGAGGCCAAAGAGAACTCCGCACGCGACCGCAAACGCTACCAGCAAGAGGTGGACCGCATCAAAGATGCCGTCAGGGCTAAGAACATGGCCAGGAGGGGCCACTCCGCTCAGatcggtgaggagagagggaagatacacacacacacacacacacacacacactgcatgctGTAATCCTGGTGGTTAATGTATGGTTGGATATCCAGTATATTAATGGATGCCATTCCTAAACCGAGTTCCTCTcgcatatatttttatgtactgCTTTTATATTGACTGCCTTGTGTATGACTTATGGTTTTCTTGTTTTTGAGCTCATACAAAACACCTACAAATGGCTGAATAAACTTGATCCTTGAACACAAACGTTATTCAGTACATAAATGCATGCCGTTCCTAAACTGTGGTGTTCCTCTGCCCCCCCCTCCGCAGCCAAACCCATTCGTCCTGGCCAGCCTCCAGTGGCGTCCCCCACCCACCCCAACGTGAACCGCGGCGGAGGGGGTTTCTACCAGAACAGCCAGGCCGTGGCCATCAGGGGGGGAGGAGGCGTGAAGCCAGACAAGAAGTGAGTGACTACTGCCTCAATGGGAAAAATATACCGTAGAATATGATGAGAAACACACGTTTGATCCTCGATCCATAACTCCCAACATGGGGATCATTTCGACTTCTCCCATATATCTGAAAGAGTTGATGCAGTGTAGTAAtgcgtggctcagttggtagaccatggtgcttgcaatCAATGCCAGGATCGTGGGTTTGTGTCCCACTGCTGCCGCCCATACAAAAATGTATGCAagcactactgtaagttgctttggataaaggTGTATTTTATATGGCATATACAagcagtggccagtttattaggtacaccatctagtaccgggtcgccCCCCCCTTTGCCTCTAGAACATCCTGAATTATTCGGGGTGTGGAAGCGTTTCTGAATTGGTGTCAAGGGACCTAacatgtgccaggaaaacattccccacaacaTTACACAACccccaccagcctgtaccgttgacaccaggcagggtGGGTCCATGGAGTCATGCAGCTTATGGCAAATCCTGACTCTTCCATCAGCATGACATaacaggaactgggattcgtcggaccaggcaatgtttttccactcctcaattgtccagtgttggtgatcacatgcccactggagccgcttcttcttgtttttagctgatatgagtggaacccggtgtggtcgtctgctgcagtaGCCCATccaacgagttgtgcgttccgaaagatgccgttctgcacaccactgttgtaccgcggggttatttgcctgtttgtggcccgcctgttagcttgcacgattcttgccattctccttcgacctctcatcaacaagctgttttcgccTAAAAGACTGCGGCCGACTGGATGTTTGTTTGTTACACCATTTTGGTAAACCCTAGACAatgtcgtgcgtgaaaagcccaggaggccggacGTTTCTGAGATAATAGAACCGCGCCCCTGGCACCGATGATCATACCACACTCAAAGTAGCTCAGGTCACATGTTTTGCTCATTCGAACGTTCAATTGAACAGCAAGTGAATGCCTGTCTCTCttctttatatagcaagccacagccACATAACTCACTTTATAGGAGCAAACCATTTTTTAaagaacggggtggtgtacctaataaactggcaacTGAGTGTATATATTATAGTGAATGCAGTGTAGTAATTCTGATGACCCATGATCCATACCACATAGGTCAGATAGCTAGAGTTAGAGACCGGATCTGATACACAGGTGAGACGGACAGGTACCTCTATGGCTGGAGGAGGCAGGGATGATGCCCATAACACGCTTAGTATGAATGGGCCTGTTTGAGAGGTAGCTAACCACAGGGTTTGGGAGTTTTGAATGGGTACATTTTCTACTGTAATTGACCTGTGTTAACAGATTCGAAATAGTAGAGCTCTGAAGAAAACTGCTGTGTGGTTGAATGGCCTTGACTTTTCTGGTGGCTAGCATGGATCCTGTGATATGAGTCATGTTTGTTTTTTGCTAACCCCTGCTAAGGTTTTCTAAAATCTTATTACCACATGTACATCTAACATGCCAGATTATTTCTGTCTTGGGAGATGCCAGTAACACTTTGTGTTAGTAGATGTCACCCATGTCTGGTAAGACTAACAGATagatgtctctcttcctctccctaccttccctctctctctctactccatacctcctctcttcctctcctcccaacTTCCCTCTTTTCCTTTCTTCCCCAACTTCCCTCTATTCCTTTCTTCCCCAACTTCCCTCTATTCCTTTCTTCCCCAACTTCCCTCTATTCCTCTTTTCCCCAATttccctctattcctctcttcCCCAACTTCCTCtattcctctcttccctctattcctctcttcCCCAActtccctctattcctctcttcCCCAActtccctcttttcctctcttccccaacttccctcttttcctctcttccccaacttccctcttttcctctcttccccaacttccctctattcctctcttcCCCAACTTCCCTCTATTCCTTTCTTCCCCAActtccctctattcctctcctccCCAACTTCCCTCCATTCCTttcctccccacctcccctctattcctttcctcccctctctctctctctcttcctctcctcctctcacatctGAAGCATTTGAAGACGGGAGGGGACATGACCACAGAAGATGCAGATGGACATCAccctggcaacctgtcattccATTACAGCCATTGGCTTCCTGCAGGCTATAtattagagagagggaggagttttaatataaatatatatatatattcctgcCCTGTACAGATCCACCTACCTTCATGTTTCTTCTCTCCGGAACAAACAACAACAGCGAAATGAATTTAATATACCAAACAAAACACACGACAAGACACCCACCAACTGCAGAGTACAGTCTTGGTGCAATGAGCTACATTTGACTTGAATGTGTAGCTTTGTTTTTCGTAGCACAGTTTGTTGTCATCCTCGATGTCTTAAGGGTTTAGTTTGCACTGTGCCAATGTGAATGTACGCTAAGCGGGATTTCAAaagagatgagggggggggggggggaagaaaaGGCGACTGAAACAAAGTAAGAAGAAATGTTGATCCTTGATACCGCAAACATTGTTAGGCTAATCTCTTGTACAGTACATGATTATTATACTGGTTGTACCACACTTCTTTCTATCAATAGATTTTTACAAGCTTCTTAAGAGGTTTGAACCGAAATAGATGGCATTTTTGAGCACTACTGTCCTGTTGTACATATGTAATATGGCACCGCACATGCTTCCTTAAGAGGTGTTTGGCTTTGAAATGCCAAGAAGTGCGATTCCAGTTTAGATTTATTTAATTACAGAGTACCTGTGGTGACCATTGTTTTTATTGTAAGGAAAACAAAGCGACACATACTGGTGCGGTGACGACATTAAACAGATGTGAGAAGGAAAGAGGTGTCTGATCCAGGAGCAAGCTTTcatgcctgcgtcccaaatgtctTTTACTTCTTCCAACGGTTTTAAATGCAGTGTCACTGCTCGGATGTTATTTATCTATCTGGACATTGGAGCACATAGATGGCGCACACACGCGCGCTTGTCCTCGCGAGCTAGGTCCTCTCATCCACTTCACCATCGTTGTCCTGACCTCTAAACAAACCATTGGCTGGTGGTTgttttaacattttatttgtgaATTAACTGTTTCTAGCACTTTTATCAATGGGCTCCTTTCAGTGCCCCCACCACCAGTAATGTCAAGACTAGTGGACTAAATACATTTAGGGGAGCCTCTGTTTAAATGTATATTGGGCATCGATATAAGGCAGGCTCTGACTTTTCCAAAATCACCCTCTTTTCATTAAGTCATGTCAAGTATGTCTCACTGTTCTCTAGCTTGACAAGCATTTCTGATCTGTATTGGTTTGGAATGTTGGATGGCAGTGTTTGATTGGCTCGCTCTTGCCACTGATCAGCCAGTTAGATGAGCAGGGGGCCTTTGGCTAGGAAGGGGATTGGTTGCCGTTCAGTCTGCTGGTAAACTAGTCTGGgcacagccctatgggccctggtcaaaacgacATAGTGAATACAGTGCCGTTTCAGACACAGCCTATCCGAAAGCAGTGCATCTTGGAAAGGGGTTTATTAATGATCAAAGTTGTAATCAGGAGCCAAGGACTTTatacattttacacattttacaCTACTTGTCTTCTTGCGTTTTGTTGTTTTCTTTCCGAATCCCCTTCAATTATTTTTCCTATGTGAGAGTAAAATGTCTCTCCAACCCTTGTTTTTATGTCATTTTGTGTCAATTCTGAAGCATTTGCTGTTGCTGTGATTGTAGGCCAGCATGAAACAAAAACACCGACATCTTGTGAGTACAATATTACATATCAATGATATACTGTTACGTGTGACCAGGGTTGAGTCTTTTTAATAGTCTGCAGCCACAGCAAGGTGTTGGTGTTTTATGTTATGAACTTTTGTTGTTTTGGAAGGATTTGACATAAAATTGACAGATAAGATAGCACTTCAGAATTCTTCTTCCCGACACTCCTGCGCTTAGTGTAAAGTTTAAAACTTAAACTGGGTTAGAAAACACTCCAACTTATGGTAACGTATGGGGGTGTAAACCATCATTTTCTGCTATTAGAGGCTAGTTTGGGAGAGGTAGGTAGCCTATACCTTTGACAGGACCGTGTCTGTCAAGTTTTCATCTTTGTAACCTTTAGAACTGTAAACTCTTTGCAACATGGTCTTCAAAGTGCATAGTCCCCTATCCTTACCTGCCAGGGTTCCACTGTACTCCATCAATTGAATGGATATGAAATGGGAAAGTACAGAAAAAAGAACAACAGCCATTTGTCCATGATGTTTACCAAATTCATTTGTTTGCATTGATTGTAAAGAAAAGCGTAGCCACTTTATTACTGTGTAATAGTCACTTACATTTCTAATGGACAGATAAGGATTCCATCAATGGAAAAAGGTACTGGATCATTCCCAGGgccgcgtcccaaatggcaccctattccttatgtggtgcactacttttgactgcacggggaaatagggtgccatttgggacggaaccATAGAGACCTGGGGAGGAGGTGGTGGGTTTGTTCAAAGTTGAATGATATCACCATTTGGGGTTGACTGCATGATGTAAATGTATGTGTGATTAAATAATTTTGAGGAAAAAAACCTACCTGGTGTCCGTCTAATTCAGTGCTTGACTCATTCAGGCTTTCTTATGGAGTGCAAGGCAAGTTCTAGGATGATATTTCTGGGTGGGCAGACAGAAATTTGTTGGCTATATCTGAGCTAATAGGACTCAAGCGTTTGACATGACTCGAGTGTAATCATTTGGGTTGGCAACAATAATGTTTGGGAGGGAAATGCCCTGCACTCCCACTAGAGACCCTGTGGACGTGATCTAGATTCTATTGTGTCTGATATTGAAAATGCTAAAAGTAACATGACGTTGCCAATTTTGCTTTAGACCATCTTTGTTATATTGTTCATACCACTGAGAATTTCAGTTGTAATGGGGTGTAAccttgatagatagatagatacagtgtCAAAATGCATTATTGCATGTGACAATGAAAAGAATCCGGCAATAAATATGGAGATCTGATATACTGTGTGAGCAGTAGTGCATACAGTAGCTTTATGAGTGCTGTAGCCATACTTGACATTACTTCAGTGGCCACCAACCTGgtttcagagcatttcatattattctgtacacccatttagtatgatatgttatgtttcgtaCGGTATGTCATAATTTGTTGATGTCCATCACTCGTTTTGTATTATATGTAAGGAATGTGCAAAGCTTACAATgtattacgaatttgcaaaatgtacaatgtgTTGCGAATGTTCAAAACGtacgatatgttacgaattctagctagctggctaacgttagctaggctagaggttagggttacgtttagtgTTAGGGAAGGGCTAGCTACAAGGtttagggaaagggttagctaacatgctaagtagttacaaAGTAGCTAAAgcgtagtaagtagttgaaaagttgctaatgaTCTAAAATTGTAAAGTTGTCTGttgccaaagttagttactttaaggagcatttctctctctgtgggtctaaccccaagaagttctggaaaacggttaaagacctggagaataaaccctcctcctcacagctgcccatgtttcttaatgttgatgatgtggttgttactgacaaggagcacatggctgagctctttaatcactacttcattaagtcaggattcctatttgactcagccatgcctccttgcccgtccaacatttcctcatctcccaccccatcTAATGCAACTATCCccaatgctcctccctctttttctcctgtcccgctacaaagtttctccctgcaggtggtcatggagtctgaggtgctaaaagAGCTCCTTAAATTTGAccacaaaaaaacatctgggtcagaagGTTTAGACTCTTcttttaaggttgctgcccctatcatcgccaagcctatctccaacctttttaacctgtctctcctttctggggaggttcccattgcttggaaggcagccacagttcgtccttttatttaaaggggagatcaagctgatcctaactgttataggcctatttctattttgccctattTATCAAAAGTCATGGAAAAacatgtcaataatcaactggctggctttcttgatgtctatagtattctctcgggtatgcaatctggtttccagcTCAGGTTAtgaatgtgtcactgcaaccttaaagatcctcactgatgtcaccattgcccttaattctaagcaatattgtgctgctatttttattgacttggccaaagcttttgatacggttgaccattccattcttgtgggccggccaaggagtattggtgtctctgaggggtctttggcgtggtttgctaactacctctctgagtgcagtgtataaagtcagaaaatatgctgtctcagccactgcctgtcaccaagggagtaccccaaggctcgatcctaggccccacactcttctcaatttacatcaacaacatagctcaggcagtaggaagctctcttatccatttatatgcagatgacacagtcttatactcagctggcccctccctggattttgtgttaaatgctctacaacaaagctttcttagtgtcaaacaagctttctctacccttaaccttgttctgaacacctccaaaacaaaggtcatgtggtttggtaagaagaatgccccttttcccacaggtgttattactacctctgagggtttagagcttgaggtagtcacctcatccaagtacttgggagtatggctagactgtgcactgtccttctctcagcacatatcaaagctgcaggctaaagttaaatctagacttggtttcctctatcgtattcgctcctctttcactcaccccagctgccaaactaaccctgattcagaagaCCATCCTACCCacgctagattacggagacatcatttatagatcggcaggtaagggtgctctcgagcggctagaagtcctttaccattcggccatcagatttgccaccaatgctccttataggacacatcactgcactctatactgctctgtaaactggtcatctctgtatacctgtcgcaagacccactggttgatgcttatttataaaaaccctcttagacctcactcccccctctctgagatatctactgcagcctcaTCCTCCACacacaacacccgttctgccagtcacattctgttaaaggtccccaaagcacacacatctccgggtcgctcgtctttttagttcgctgcagctagcgactggaacgagctgcaaacaAACACTCAGACTGGACAGTTTAATCTCAATCTCTtccttcaaagactcaatcatggacacttttactgacagttgtggctgcttagtgtaatgtattgttgtctctacctttttgACATTTGTGTTGTTGACTCTgctcaataatgtttgtaccatgttttgtgctgctaccgtgttgttatgttgtgttgctaccatgctgtgttgtcatgtgttgctgccttgctatgttgttttaggtctctttatgtagtgttgtgttgtctcgttgtgttttgtcctatatttatattttatttattatt includes:
- the LOC139559536 gene encoding kinesin-1 heavy chain-like; translated protein: MADVPAECTIKVMCRFRPLNSSEVARGDKYIPKFQGEDHVVVGSKPFQFDRVFQPNTTQEQVYNACAQKIVKDVLEGYNGTIFAYGQTSSGKTHTMEGNLHDTDGMGIIPRIVQDIFNYIYSMDENLEFHIKVSYFEIYLDKIRDLLDVSKTNLSVHEDKNRVPYVKGCTERFVCSPEEVMDTIDEGKSNRHVAVTNMNEHSSRSHSIFQINVKQENTATEQKLSGKLYLVDLAGSEKVSKTGAEGAVLDEAKNINKSLSSLGNVISALAEGSGYIPYRDSKMTRILQDSLGGNCRTTIVICASPSAYNESETKSTLMFGQRAKTIKNTVCVNVELTAEQWKKKYEREKEKGKALRNTITWLENELNRWRNGESVPVDEQFDKGKAQAEVLALDNVPNDKPASTPNMPQLRLTDAEKDTCEGELVKLYKQLDDKDDEINQQSQLAEKLKQQMLDQEELLASSRRDHDNLQSELNRLQAENEASKDEVKEVLQALEELAVNYDQKSQEVEDKTKEFEMVSDELNQKSSVLTSIDSELQKLKDMSNHQKKRVSEMMSSLLKDLAEFGIAVGSTEIKQHDGSGLIDEDFTVARLYISKMKSEVKTMVKRSKQLESTQSESNKKMDENDKELAACQLRIQQHEAKIKSLTEYLQNVEQKKRQLEENVDSLNEELVKISAQEKVTAMEKENEIQSANEVKEAVEKQIAGHREAHQKQISSLRDELDKKAHHITELQDLNQKIMLEQERLRVEHEKLKSTDQEKSRKLHELTVMQDRREQARQDLKGLEETVAKELQTLHNLRKLFVQDLATRVKRSAEMDSDDTGGSAAQKQKISFLENNLEQLTKVHKQLVRDNADLRCELPKLEKRLRATAERVKALESALKEAKENSARDRKRYQQEVDRIKDAVRAKNMARRGHSAQIAKPIRPGQPPVASPTHPNVNRGGGGFYQNSQAVAIRGGGGVKPDKNI